One window of Anaerolineales bacterium genomic DNA carries:
- a CDS encoding thymidine phosphorylase, which produces MRAVDIIIKKRDKGQLTAEEIDFFVRGFTNGEIPDYQASAFAMAVMLNGMTNRETTDLTLSMAHSGQVLDLSKVVDIAVDKHSSGGVGDKTSIAVLPIVAACGLPAGKMSGRGLGFSGGTLDKLESIPGYRVDLTTDEFLEQLKEKGIVLTGQTLDLAPADGKMYALRDVTGTVPSMPLIASSIMCKKIAAGAQAIVLDVKVGLGAFMENLERGRELAHLMVDIGRLAGRETVALLSDMNQPLGSAVGNSLETIEAIETLCGRGPADFVEHCLHVAAHVLVLGRRAKDLEAGRALAQKSIAEGTALEKLRLLVSAQGGDSSFVDDTSKFERAKFIEAVKAPRSGFVSQVNARTVGEASVALGAGRAKKGDPIDHAVGFLVFKKVGDSVRAGEALCEIHANDGEKLKDAREAILSAYRYSDESVPPLPLFYE; this is translated from the coding sequence ATGCGCGCAGTGGATATCATCATCAAAAAACGCGATAAAGGACAATTGACGGCGGAAGAGATCGATTTCTTTGTGCGCGGGTTTACGAACGGGGAGATTCCCGATTACCAGGCGTCCGCCTTTGCCATGGCTGTCATGCTCAACGGCATGACGAACCGCGAGACCACCGACCTCACCCTTTCCATGGCGCATTCCGGGCAGGTGCTCGACCTCTCCAAAGTTGTGGACATCGCCGTGGACAAACACTCTTCGGGCGGCGTGGGTGATAAAACCAGCATCGCCGTATTGCCGATCGTGGCGGCATGCGGCTTGCCCGCGGGCAAGATGTCCGGGCGCGGATTGGGGTTCAGCGGAGGCACGCTCGACAAGCTCGAATCCATCCCCGGTTATCGCGTCGATTTGACCACCGACGAATTTCTCGAACAATTGAAAGAAAAGGGCATCGTGTTGACCGGTCAGACTCTCGACCTTGCGCCTGCGGACGGAAAGATGTATGCGCTTCGCGACGTGACCGGAACGGTTCCATCCATGCCGCTGATCGCTTCCTCGATTATGTGCAAGAAGATCGCGGCTGGGGCACAGGCGATTGTCCTGGATGTCAAAGTGGGCTTGGGTGCGTTCATGGAGAACCTCGAGCGCGGTCGTGAACTTGCGCATCTCATGGTGGATATCGGGCGGCTGGCGGGACGCGAGACGGTGGCTCTGCTTTCCGATATGAACCAGCCTCTCGGCTCAGCGGTGGGAAATTCCCTCGAAACGATCGAAGCCATCGAAACCCTGTGCGGTCGCGGCCCCGCCGATTTTGTGGAGCACTGTCTGCATGTTGCGGCGCATGTGCTCGTGCTTGGAAGGCGCGCAAAAGATCTGGAAGCAGGCCGGGCACTCGCTCAAAAATCCATCGCCGAAGGGACCGCCCTGGAAAAATTGCGCCTGCTTGTGTCCGCCCAGGGCGGCGATTCCTCTTTTGTGGACGATACCTCGAAGTTCGAGAGGGCAAAATTCATCGAGGCGGTCAAGGCTCCCCGAAGCGGATTCGTATCCCAGGTCAACGCAAGAACCGTGGGCGAGGCTTCCGTCGCTTTGGGGGCGGGGAGAGCCAAAAAAGGCGATCCCATCGACCACGCTGTCGGTTTCCTCGTCTTCAAAAAGGTCGGGGATTCGGTTCGGGCGGGCGAGGCGCTCTGTGAGATTCATGCCAACGACGGGGAAAAACTCAAGGATGCGCGTGAGGCGATCCTCTCTGCGTATCGATACAGCGATGAATCCGTACCGCCGTTACCGCTGTTTTACGAGTAA
- a CDS encoding RHS repeat-associated core domain-containing protein, with translation MSDKIFALTITEVRHQSGPSLTEYTYTGQYSYTGSFGLMYYNARWYDPALGRFAQADTTVPPGVQGLDRYAYVNNSPMNYVDSSGHMYCDYINNQNKEDCEGGQWRNSTTHGETPGELINLYKRFGDGEQLDDRGSSLFQELSSAIEIYMKSHSGYDIKKDPYLHNPGNYMDFYNIRHDYWQNRCEDSPGSGCDILTEPDKLYEFYDLHNDIQVTMFDPSRIDWTSTGLDSASFTLGVAALIVVPEYAIPVNLASQGFGAASGFYSFNSGDNTGGWLSVGGFVRPPIGTVASGASVIRDISAGFYEIPYIPPIGR, from the coding sequence TTGTCAGATAAGATTTTCGCCTTAACGATAACCGAAGTCCGCCACCAAAGCGGACCGTCGCTGACGGAATACACGTACACGGGACAATATTCCTACACAGGATCGTTCGGTCTCATGTACTATAATGCGAGATGGTATGACCCGGCTTTGGGAAGATTTGCCCAAGCGGACACCACCGTCCCGCCGGGGGTGCAGGGACTGGACCGCTACGCCTACGTCAACAACTCGCCGATGAATTACGTCGACTCGAGTGGGCATATGTATTGCGATTATATAAATAACCAAAACAAGGAAGATTGCGAAGGAGGACAATGGAGAAATAGCACAACGCATGGAGAAACACCAGGAGAATTAATAAACCTTTATAAAAGATTCGGTGATGGCGAGCAACTCGATGATAGAGGCTCTTCGCTTTTTCAAGAGTTATCTTCGGCAATAGAAATCTACATGAAATCTCACTCTGGCTACGATATAAAAAAGGATCCTTACTTACATAATCCTGGTAATTACATGGACTTCTATAACATTCGTCACGATTATTGGCAAAATCGATGTGAGGATTCACCAGGTAGTGGATGCGATATATTAACTGAGCCTGATAAACTTTATGAGTTTTACGATCTTCATAATGATATCCAAGTAACTATGTTTGATCCTTCACGCATAGACTGGACAAGCACAGGATTAGATAGCGCAAGTTTTACATTAGGTGTTGCCGCATTAATTGTAGTTCCTGAGTATGCTATTCCGGTAAACCTAGCTTCACAAGGCTTTGGAGCAGCCTCCGGATTTTACTCATTCAATAGTGGCGATAACACTGGCGGTTGGCTTTCAGTGGGCGGGTTTGTTAGACCTCCTATTGGAACTGTAGCGTCAGGGGCATCAGTAATTCGGGATATCTCTGCCGGATTCTATGAAATTCCATACATACCACCGATAGGAAGGTAA
- a CDS encoding RHS repeat-associated core domain-containing protein: MTEYTYTGQYSYTGSFGLMFYNARWYDPSLGRFAQADSIVPPGVRPHFMGAGGLDRYAYVNNSPMNYIDPSGHICVESDGDSDVGMAGNCHGGSNPKYKPGLQGPKWNPRLGISRNENQGGGEIVSPFQAGPACTSNSCYQNSPQIGDELYYIIGHENCNSQCLSFAKGISVFATLLDAYAFGRNAFDAFVFTGLSAIPGMAGPALAAYQIDSLYINTVSTAAMSLWITNDYLLGENTATLNAQENQFVYTVSVGQDTIAAVSTNVAGWTRRDPYSSTVIDAAVLAYDVTRSPFLDQPIIPTYGNLEFSIYLPR; the protein is encoded by the coding sequence CTGACGGAGTATACTTATACGGGACAATACTCCTACACAGGATCATTCGGCTTGATGTTCTACAATGCCCGCTGGTACGATCCCTCTCTGGGACGTTTTGCCCAAGCGGACAGCATCGTCCCGCCGGGGGTGCGCCCCCATTTCATGGGGGCAGGTGGATTGGATCGGTATGCGTACGTGAACAACTCGCCGATGAACTACATCGATCCCAGCGGGCATATTTGTGTGGAAAGCGATGGAGATAGCGATGTTGGAATGGCAGGAAATTGCCATGGAGGTTCAAATCCTAAATACAAACCGGGATTGCAGGGTCCAAAATGGAATCCGAGGTTGGGGATTTCGAGAAATGAAAATCAAGGAGGCGGCGAGATAGTTTCGCCATTTCAAGCAGGGCCTGCTTGTACTTCCAATTCTTGTTATCAAAATAGCCCGCAAATCGGGGATGAGCTTTATTACATTATCGGCCACGAAAACTGCAATAGCCAATGCTTATCATTCGCAAAAGGCATATCCGTTTTTGCTACTCTCCTTGATGCGTACGCATTCGGAAGAAATGCTTTTGATGCCTTCGTTTTCACAGGGTTAAGTGCCATTCCGGGTATGGCAGGTCCCGCACTTGCTGCTTATCAAATTGACTCTCTTTACATAAACACAGTGAGCACAGCAGCAATGTCTTTATGGATAACAAATGACTATTTACTTGGCGAAAACACGGCAACATTGAACGCCCAAGAAAACCAATTCGTGTATACGGTTTCGGTAGGTCAAGATACCATAGCTGCTGTTTCTACAAATGTTGCTGGATGGACACGAAGGGATCCATATTCTTCCACAGTGATTGATGCGGCAGTTTTGGCTTATGATGTGACAAGGAGTCCATTTTTAGATCAACCGATCATCCCAACGTACGGAAATTTGGAGTTTAGTATTTACCTTCCAAGATAG